TCAATCCGAAATCACCCTTTCCGGTTATTTCAGTGTCAACGAATTGAAGAAACTAGGAATAGAAGAAAGTAATTTTCACTTTGATCAGGCTACCCTTTGTCTGGGTATTACAGACTTACGGGGTATAAGCGAACAAATTTCCATCAAGTGGGGAGAAGATACGTATTATTTCGAATCGGGCATCGGCAGCAAAGGATTCAATGAAACAGGAGTGAGTACCCTTTTGGATGCCACGCCGGTAAAAGAGAAAAACATTCCCTACGAACTGAAAATCAAGCTAAAAGGCTCCCAATCCCTGTCTTTTATTCCTGTAGGCAAAACTACCAAGGTAAATCTCCGCGCCAATTGGCATACGCCTAGTTTCGGAGGAAACTATTTGCCCGAAAAACATACGGTAAGCGATACCGGCTTCACGGCGCAATGGCAAGTACTTCACCTGAACCGGAGCTATCCGCAGGCATTTATGAACCAGGTATTTTATGATAAGATTAACGAATCCCTGTTCGGTGTAAACTTAAAAGTTCCCGTAGAAGAGTACCAACAATCCATGCGCACAGCCAAGTATGCCATCCTCATTATTGCCCTTACTTTCATTGTGATTTTCTTTGTGGAAATAAGAGACAAGAAACCGTTCCATGCGTTTCAATATTTGTTGGTAGGACTGGCATTATGTCTTTTTTACACTCTCCTGCTCTCTATATCCGAGCATATTAACTTCGGAATAGCTTATCTGATTGCAGCTCTCCTTACCATTTCACTTATTAGTCTTTATATAAACGGGATTATGAAAGAGAAACGGCCAGCATTGTTTATCGGAGGGTTACTGGTTTTACTTTACACTTATATTTACATTTTAATCCAACTGGAAACATTGGCATTACTAGCCGGAAGTTTAGGATTGTTCGTTATCTTGGCCCTGGTAATGTACCTCTCCAAGAAGATCAACTGGTTTTCAGAATAAATCCATGAGAGCCTCCATTTCTATCATACGGCTCTCATCCTCTGCCTTCTGTCATACCTTGTTATTCCTTTGTCATCCTTTTGCCCTCTTCTGTCATCCCGCGCTTGACGCGGGATCTCCGATTGATAAAGGCCGACTCTAAGGTCGGGAGATGGTCGGTCGTCGCCCTCCATGACAGAAGTAAGCGAATAGGCTCCCAGGACCGTTGCTTGGGATGACAGGCTTAGGCAAATGATCAGCAAATCCCTGTCAATCCTTTACCTTTCAGACAAAGGAGTATACGTCTGTTCCTCCACAATATTTTTATAAGCAGGGCGGATAATCCGTTTCCCATCGAAATTCAGCTCTTCAATCCGGTGAGCACACCAACCCACAATACGCGCCATGGCAAATAAAGGAGTATAAATTTCCTGCGGCAACCCAATCATC
The genomic region above belongs to Parabacteroides pacaensis and contains:
- the creD gene encoding cell envelope integrity protein CreD, producing the protein MNNSNELPEERKEGFFRNTSKSLKAFAIGFLTILLLIPMWMIEDIIRERQVTQREATEEVSQKWSTSQTLTGPYLSIPATIQDENAKNILTNIILLPDELTADGQLITETRRRGIYEINVYQSEITLSGYFSVNELKKLGIEESNFHFDQATLCLGITDLRGISEQISIKWGEDTYYFESGIGSKGFNETGVSTLLDATPVKEKNIPYELKIKLKGSQSLSFIPVGKTTKVNLRANWHTPSFGGNYLPEKHTVSDTGFTAQWQVLHLNRSYPQAFMNQVFYDKINESLFGVNLKVPVEEYQQSMRTAKYAILIIALTFIVIFFVEIRDKKPFHAFQYLLVGLALCLFYTLLLSISEHINFGIAYLIAALLTISLISLYINGIMKEKRPALFIGGLLVLLYTYIYILIQLETLALLAGSLGLFVILALVMYLSKKINWFSE